One window of the Streptomyces asoensis genome contains the following:
- a CDS encoding phosphotransferase enzyme family protein, producing MSSHLAHGLGTDPVEPDWAPLTDDEVTDVVGAGARVVWRSPRPLSAAAVVERDGRRLFVKRHHVGVRSPEGLAEEHAFLRHLREHGAPVVEVLHTEARGTWTYEVHSTGAGEDLYRDALSWSPFHSSAHATAAGAALARLHLAARGFDAPRRRVQPLVASFTVFAAQDPWDALERFLAERPQLASGIRRFPWREDVRRVLLPLHERLAPRLSGLEPLWTHNDWHASNLLWGGDGQVRTVLDFGMSDRTTAVHDLATAIERNAVQWLRPGCPVREEDVTALVDGYQSVRPLTPAESAALPALLPLVHAEFALSELGYFHGVTRSAENTRLAYEYCVGHAEWFAGDDGGRLLDVVAHAVGAERGRATASTLR from the coding sequence GTGAGTTCACATCTGGCCCACGGTCTCGGCACCGACCCGGTCGAGCCCGACTGGGCGCCGCTGACCGACGACGAGGTGACGGACGTCGTCGGGGCGGGCGCCCGGGTGGTGTGGCGCAGCCCGCGCCCGCTGTCCGCGGCGGCCGTCGTCGAGAGGGACGGCCGGCGGCTGTTCGTGAAGCGGCACCACGTCGGCGTGCGCTCCCCGGAAGGGCTGGCCGAGGAGCACGCCTTCCTGCGGCACCTGCGGGAGCACGGCGCGCCGGTGGTGGAGGTGCTGCACACGGAGGCACGCGGCACGTGGACGTACGAGGTGCATTCGACCGGCGCCGGGGAGGACCTGTACCGGGACGCGCTGTCCTGGTCGCCCTTCCACTCCTCCGCGCACGCCACGGCGGCGGGCGCGGCGCTGGCCCGACTGCATCTGGCGGCACGGGGGTTCGACGCGCCACGGCGTCGGGTGCAGCCGCTCGTCGCCTCGTTCACGGTGTTCGCCGCGCAGGATCCCTGGGACGCACTGGAACGGTTCCTGGCCGAGCGGCCCCAACTGGCCTCGGGGATCCGGCGGTTCCCGTGGCGCGAGGACGTCCGGCGGGTGCTGCTGCCGCTGCACGAACGGCTCGCACCCCGGCTGTCCGGCCTGGAACCCCTGTGGACCCACAACGACTGGCACGCCTCCAATCTCCTGTGGGGCGGCGACGGACAGGTCCGCACCGTCCTGGACTTCGGCATGAGCGACCGCACGACGGCCGTGCACGACCTGGCCACGGCGATCGAACGCAACGCCGTGCAGTGGCTCCGGCCCGGCTGTCCGGTGAGGGAGGAGGACGTGACCGCGCTCGTCGACGGCTACCAGTCCGTACGACCGCTCACCCCCGCCGAATCGGCCGCGCTCCCCGCACTGCTGCCCCTGGTGCACGCCGAGTTCGCGCTGTCCGAGCTGGGCTACTTCCACGGCGTCACGCGGTCCGCGGAGAACACCCGGCTGGCGTACGAGTACTGCGTGGGGCACGCCGAGTGGTTCGCCGGCGACGACGGCGGACGCCTGCTGGACGTCGTGGCCCATGCCGTCGGCGCCGAGCGCGGGCGAGCCACGGCGAGCACCCTGCGGTAG
- a CDS encoding ABC transporter ATP-binding protein — protein sequence MSSLRIEEVGKSFGALEVLRGLRLSVGPGEFAAVIGPSGSGKSTLFNLVSGLDRPTTGRVLVEGEPAGVESGKVAYMPQKDLLFPWRTVLDNTALGLEAQGVRKKEARARADALFADFGLDGFQKAYPSQLSGGMRQRAALLRTVVLERPVLLLDEPFGALDSLTRTEMQLWLAQMWQRHRWTVLLVTHDIREAVLLADTVHVLSPRPAGVVARVEVPLARPRGAEDFTAPEFAATERRVLEALRGTTAVKTP from the coding sequence ATGAGCAGTCTGCGTATCGAGGAGGTGGGTAAGTCCTTCGGCGCGCTGGAGGTCCTGCGCGGTCTCCGACTGTCGGTGGGGCCGGGCGAGTTCGCGGCCGTGATCGGGCCGAGCGGCAGCGGCAAGAGCACGCTGTTCAACCTCGTCTCGGGGCTCGACCGGCCGACGACCGGCCGGGTCCTGGTGGAGGGCGAACCGGCCGGGGTGGAATCCGGCAAGGTCGCCTACATGCCGCAGAAGGACCTGCTGTTCCCGTGGCGGACCGTGCTGGACAACACCGCGCTCGGCCTGGAGGCGCAGGGCGTGCGCAAGAAGGAGGCCCGGGCGCGGGCCGACGCGCTGTTCGCCGACTTCGGGCTCGACGGCTTCCAGAAGGCGTATCCCTCGCAGCTCAGCGGCGGCATGCGGCAGCGGGCGGCGCTGCTGCGCACGGTCGTCCTGGAGCGTCCGGTGCTGCTGCTGGACGAGCCGTTCGGGGCGCTGGACTCGCTGACCCGCACCGAGATGCAGCTGTGGCTGGCGCAGATGTGGCAACGCCACCGGTGGACGGTGCTGCTGGTCACCCACGACATCCGCGAGGCGGTGCTGCTCGCGGACACCGTGCACGTCCTGTCGCCGCGCCCGGCCGGCGTCGTCGCACGCGTGGAGGTGCCGCTGGCCCGCCCGCGCGGGGCGGAGGACTTCACGGCGCCCGAGTTCGCGGCCACCGAGCGCCGGGTCCTGGAAGCGCTGCGCGGCACAACGGCGGTGAAGACTCCGTGA
- a CDS encoding ABC transporter permease produces MRSVLRSLWPPLLVLAVVVGGWQLYVTGAGVDPTMLPSPARVLEQGWANRTDLWAQTVPTLQETLLGFALSFAAAWLVAVLLDFSSAARRGLYPLLVASQTVPIVAVAPLLIIWFGFGLLPKMLVVTLTTFFPLAANLAAGFAATDREAMRLLRSLGAGRLRTFRLVRVPSAMPYFFAGLRVSITYAVVGAVFAEYAGAEAGLGIYMQAQKSAFRTDLVFAAVGVTAALSIALFGATCLLQRLVLPWERAQREERS; encoded by the coding sequence GTGAGGTCGGTGCTGCGGTCGTTGTGGCCGCCATTGCTGGTGCTGGCCGTCGTGGTCGGCGGCTGGCAGCTGTACGTCACCGGCGCGGGCGTCGATCCGACGATGCTGCCGTCGCCGGCGCGGGTGCTGGAGCAGGGCTGGGCCAACCGCACGGACCTGTGGGCACAGACCGTCCCCACGCTCCAGGAGACCCTGCTCGGCTTCGCGCTGTCCTTCGCTGCGGCCTGGCTGGTCGCCGTGCTCCTGGACTTCTCGTCGGCGGCCCGCCGGGGGCTGTACCCGCTCCTGGTCGCCTCGCAGACCGTCCCGATCGTCGCCGTGGCTCCCCTGCTCATCATCTGGTTCGGTTTCGGGCTGCTGCCGAAGATGCTGGTGGTGACGCTGACGACGTTCTTCCCGCTGGCCGCCAACCTGGCCGCCGGGTTCGCCGCGACCGATCGTGAGGCGATGCGGCTGCTGCGCTCGCTGGGCGCGGGCCGGCTGCGGACGTTCCGGCTGGTGCGGGTGCCGAGCGCGATGCCGTACTTCTTCGCCGGGCTGCGGGTGAGCATCACCTACGCCGTCGTCGGCGCGGTGTTCGCGGAGTACGCGGGCGCGGAGGCCGGGCTCGGGATCTATATGCAGGCCCAGAAGAGCGCGTTCCGGACGGACCTGGTGTTCGCGGCGGTGGGAGTGACCGCGGCGCTGAGCATCGCGCTGTTCGGGGCGACCTGCCTGCTTCAGCGGCTGGTACTGCCGTGGGAGCGGGCGCAGCGGGAGGAGAGGTCATGA
- a CDS encoding ABC transporter substrate-binding protein has product MHRRTVLSVIAASAVLAATGCSADPSADATAKDGTTTVTLALDWTPNTNHTGIYVAQQRGWFKAAGIDLKIVPYGSTAPETLIAGHKADFGISYQEGVTTARAAGQDITSVYAVTQKTNVTIAVRAGRTDIASPKDLDGETYAGFGAPYEKPLLQKVIRNAGGKGDFKQVTLSTSAYAALYAGKADFAMPMPTWEGLEAELSGKPLKNFQLSDYGFPAIYSTLLASSDRFLKKNPEVARKFLAAVDKGYRYAADHPDQAADLLIDANKSVLTNTELVRKSEELLAKEYYRAADGTIGTQSEERWQAFADFEYRAGLLSDANGSRLTEAPDAASFFTNAYLPDSKDAGSAK; this is encoded by the coding sequence ATGCACCGCCGTACCGTCCTGTCCGTCATAGCCGCGTCGGCCGTCCTCGCCGCGACCGGCTGCTCGGCGGACCCCTCGGCCGACGCCACCGCGAAGGACGGCACCACGACCGTCACCCTCGCCCTGGACTGGACCCCGAACACCAACCACACCGGCATCTACGTCGCCCAGCAGAGGGGCTGGTTCAAGGCCGCCGGCATCGATCTGAAGATCGTGCCCTACGGTTCGACCGCGCCCGAGACGCTGATCGCCGGCCACAAGGCCGACTTCGGCATCTCCTACCAGGAGGGCGTCACCACGGCGCGCGCCGCCGGACAGGACATCACCTCCGTCTACGCGGTCACCCAGAAGACGAACGTCACCATCGCGGTGCGCGCCGGCCGTACGGACATCGCGTCCCCCAAGGACCTGGACGGCGAGACGTACGCCGGTTTCGGGGCGCCCTACGAGAAGCCGCTCCTTCAGAAGGTGATCCGCAACGCGGGCGGCAAGGGTGACTTCAAGCAGGTCACCCTCAGCACCTCGGCGTACGCGGCGCTCTACGCGGGCAAGGCGGACTTCGCGATGCCGATGCCCACCTGGGAGGGGCTGGAGGCGGAGCTGAGCGGCAAGCCGCTGAAGAACTTCCAGCTGTCCGACTACGGCTTCCCGGCCATCTACTCGACGCTCCTCGCGTCCTCCGACCGGTTCCTGAAGAAGAACCCGGAGGTCGCGAGGAAGTTCCTGGCCGCCGTGGACAAGGGGTACCGGTACGCGGCCGACCACCCCGACCAGGCCGCGGATCTCCTCATCGACGCCAACAAGAGCGTGCTCACCAACACCGAACTCGTGCGCAAGAGCGAGGAGTTGCTCGCCAAGGAGTACTACCGGGCCGCCGACGGCACGATCGGCACCCAGAGCGAGGAGCGCTGGCAGGCCTTCGCCGACTTCGAGTACCGGGCGGGGCTGCTGAGCGACGCGAACGGCAGCAGGCTGACCGAGGCCCCGGACGCCGCGTCGTTCTTCACCAACGCCTATCTGCCGGACTCCAAGGACGCCGGGAGCGCCAAGTGA
- a CDS encoding ABC transporter substrate-binding protein, protein MPHIRVMLDYFHPWPNSSGFYVARARRWFAEAGLDVELVVQDPGRGDTLEYLARGEVDFGVFPPNRLLARRAAHGQPLIAVAAVNHRGLEAIQTTASTGITRPRELAGRRLALNPTPRGLAMVRHLVAADGGDPDAVVTIDAGTRELTVDDIEAGEADATFGTYWSWDALRGDLPEERRVTWPVDEIGAPLYHSYLLGTNERLLAEQPSLVRDFLAVTARGYAAAAQDTERTLELLEGVIPYFPRPLIARSLALIAPTWTDPQGRWGVIDPARTGPYAHWLAEHGALAHDRDWDRSFTNALLPAVTA, encoded by the coding sequence ATGCCGCACATCCGGGTCATGCTCGACTATTTCCATCCCTGGCCCAATTCCTCCGGCTTCTATGTGGCCCGTGCCCGCCGCTGGTTCGCGGAGGCCGGACTGGACGTGGAACTCGTGGTCCAGGACCCGGGACGCGGTGACACCCTGGAGTACCTGGCACGCGGCGAGGTGGACTTCGGTGTCTTCCCGCCCAACCGGCTGCTGGCCCGGCGCGCCGCGCACGGCCAGCCGCTGATCGCCGTGGCCGCCGTCAACCACCGGGGTCTGGAGGCGATCCAGACCACCGCGTCCACCGGGATCACCCGCCCCCGTGAGCTCGCGGGCCGTCGCCTCGCCCTGAACCCGACCCCGCGCGGCCTGGCCATGGTCCGCCATCTGGTGGCGGCCGACGGCGGCGACCCGGACGCGGTCGTCACGATCGACGCGGGCACGCGCGAGCTGACCGTCGACGACATCGAGGCGGGCGAGGCCGACGCCACCTTCGGCACCTACTGGTCCTGGGACGCGCTGCGCGGCGACCTCCCCGAGGAGCGGCGCGTGACCTGGCCGGTCGACGAGATCGGCGCACCCCTCTACCACAGCTACCTGCTGGGCACGAACGAGCGCCTGCTCGCCGAACAGCCGTCTCTCGTACGGGACTTCCTCGCCGTCACGGCCCGGGGCTACGCGGCCGCCGCGCAGGACACCGAGCGGACGCTGGAGCTGCTCGAAGGGGTCATCCCCTACTTCCCGCGCCCGCTGATAGCCCGTTCCCTCGCCCTGATCGCACCCACCTGGACCGACCCGCAAGGCCGTTGGGGAGTGATCGACCCGGCGCGCACGGGCCCGTACGCGCACTGGCTCGCGGAGCACGGCGCCCTCGCGCACGACCGGGACTGGGACCGCTCCTTCACCAACGCGCTGCTGCCGGCCGTGACCGCATGA
- a CDS encoding sulfurtransferase encodes MTTSPLPGPLVDDTWLAARLDDPRLVVLDATVLLPSPRHDGDHRSASGREGWLRRHLPGSRHADLTGDFSDRDAPCHFTVPGPQALARALARVGVGEGSAVVAYDTGGGIWAARLWWMLRAISVPVAVLDGGLAAWESAGRPLASGDDPAPVPEVTPVAPVPRPELWTDVHEVGAISRGEQPGTLVCALPAAGFDGSVPTRYSRRGHIPGSRSLPGRELLDAEGRVLPAAELAARVGAGLDAADTPVVLYCGGGVSAAGVALALTLLGREDVSLYDGSLEEWSKDPARPLELGGAARPRPEQGD; translated from the coding sequence ATGACCACCTCCCCGCTGCCCGGCCCCCTCGTCGACGACACCTGGCTGGCCGCCCGGCTCGACGATCCCCGGCTGGTCGTCCTCGACGCCACGGTGCTGCTTCCCTCACCCCGGCACGACGGTGACCACCGCAGTGCGAGCGGCCGTGAGGGATGGCTCCGACGACACCTCCCCGGGTCCCGGCACGCCGACCTGACCGGGGACTTCTCCGACCGCGACGCGCCCTGCCACTTCACCGTGCCGGGCCCGCAGGCGCTGGCTCGCGCGCTCGCCCGGGTCGGCGTGGGGGAGGGGAGCGCGGTGGTCGCGTACGACACCGGGGGCGGGATCTGGGCGGCCCGGCTGTGGTGGATGCTGCGGGCGATCTCCGTGCCGGTGGCCGTGCTCGACGGGGGCCTCGCGGCCTGGGAGTCGGCGGGACGGCCGCTCGCGTCCGGCGACGACCCGGCGCCGGTGCCCGAGGTGACCCCCGTCGCGCCCGTCCCGCGTCCCGAACTGTGGACAGATGTCCACGAAGTGGGGGCCATCAGCCGGGGTGAGCAGCCCGGCACACTGGTCTGCGCGCTGCCCGCGGCCGGCTTCGACGGGTCCGTGCCCACCCGGTACAGCCGACGCGGACACATCCCCGGCAGCCGCAGCCTTCCCGGTCGCGAACTCCTGGACGCCGAAGGGCGCGTGCTGCCCGCGGCCGAGCTCGCCGCGCGCGTCGGTGCCGGTCTCGACGCCGCCGACACGCCGGTCGTCCTGTACTGCGGCGGCGGTGTCTCGGCCGCCGGGGTCGCCCTCGCCCTCACCCTGCTCGGGCGCGAGGACGTGTCCCTCTACGACGGTTCCCTGGAGGAGTGGTCGAAGGATCCGGCACGACCACTGGAACTGGGCGGCGCGGCCCGGCCCCGACCGGAACAGGGCGACTGA
- a CDS encoding MFS transporter, with protein MLPGDDRAARRVLTVCLAAGATTLLDQSVLNIAVPALRRSLSAGATDVQWIVSGYSLAFGLALVPGGSLGDVRGRKHLFLVGLSTFVLCGLVAATGTHPATVVVARLVQGAGAGLVNSQVIGTLQDVFHGLDRARALGLYAVTGGVAAALGPALGGALVALCGPGTGWRLCLLLSAPCGAVTLWLAARRLPPPRRVAAPGRPDLWGLLCVAALTLSLMLPFISTPDSGGAAALWGAAAPAAAGALVLGQWWRVRRGRVPLVHPSLIRSAPYTLGTLVAMANFGSSLAAGLVLTLFLQSGLGLSALTTAAVTLPSAVAMGVSSAVAWRVVRRIGARTVTLGLSVGVVALLGGALAAVTLPLAALPPVLAAVQVASGAASGLTVSPNQARVLQHAPAEAAGVAGGILQMTQRIAAAVCLSAVSGIYLRGASSTEGVPRTAFAVASVVCAGLLAAALPVSLALPRVPSGAGRVRGRAGAADRTSSEAP; from the coding sequence ATGCTTCCGGGAGATGATCGCGCGGCCCGGCGGGTACTGACGGTCTGTCTGGCTGCCGGGGCGACGACCCTGCTGGACCAGTCGGTCCTCAACATCGCCGTCCCCGCGCTGCGCCGGTCACTGTCCGCCGGCGCCACGGACGTGCAGTGGATCGTCTCCGGCTACTCGTTGGCCTTCGGGCTCGCCCTGGTGCCGGGCGGCAGCCTGGGTGACGTACGCGGCCGCAAACACCTGTTCCTCGTCGGTCTTTCGACGTTCGTGCTGTGCGGCCTGGTCGCCGCCACCGGCACCCACCCGGCCACGGTGGTCGTGGCCCGGCTGGTGCAGGGGGCGGGCGCCGGACTGGTCAACTCCCAGGTGATCGGTACGCTCCAGGACGTCTTCCACGGCCTGGACCGGGCCCGCGCCCTGGGCCTGTACGCGGTCACCGGCGGGGTCGCGGCTGCGCTGGGCCCGGCGCTCGGCGGGGCGCTGGTCGCGCTGTGCGGTCCCGGGACGGGCTGGCGGCTGTGTCTGCTGCTGAGCGCGCCGTGCGGAGCGGTCACCCTGTGGCTGGCGGCACGCCGGCTGCCGCCGCCCCGACGGGTCGCGGCGCCCGGCCGTCCCGACCTGTGGGGACTGCTGTGCGTGGCGGCCCTGACCCTGTCGTTGATGCTGCCGTTCATCAGCACGCCGGACAGCGGCGGCGCGGCCGCGCTGTGGGGAGCGGCGGCGCCGGCCGCGGCGGGCGCGCTGGTGCTGGGCCAGTGGTGGCGGGTCCGGCGGGGGCGGGTGCCGCTGGTGCACCCCTCGCTGATCCGCTCGGCGCCGTACACGCTGGGCACGTTGGTCGCGATGGCGAATTTCGGCTCGTCCCTCGCCGCCGGGCTGGTGCTGACGCTCTTCCTCCAGAGCGGGCTCGGCCTCTCCGCCCTCACCACGGCTGCCGTGACGCTCCCGTCGGCGGTCGCGATGGGGGTGTCGTCGGCGGTGGCCTGGCGAGTGGTGCGGCGGATCGGCGCCCGTACGGTCACCCTCGGCCTGTCGGTGGGTGTCGTCGCCCTGCTGGGCGGCGCCCTGGCGGCGGTGACGCTGCCGCTGGCCGCGCTGCCGCCCGTGCTGGCGGCGGTCCAGGTGGCCTCGGGGGCCGCGTCCGGGCTGACCGTCTCGCCCAACCAGGCGCGCGTCCTCCAGCACGCCCCGGCCGAGGCGGCCGGGGTGGCGGGCGGCATCCTCCAGATGACGCAGCGGATCGCGGCGGCGGTGTGCCTCAGCGCGGTCTCCGGGATCTACCTGAGGGGTGCGTCCTCGACGGAGGGCGTGCCGAGGACGGCGTTCGCGGTCGCGTCGGTCGTCTGCGCGGGCCTGCTGGCGGCGGCCCTGCCGGTGAGCCTGGCGCTGCCTCGCGTCCCGTCCGGTGCGGGACGGGTACGCGGGCGTGCGGGGGCTGCGGACCGTACGTCGAGCGAGGCGCCGTAG
- the absR1 gene encoding beta-glucuronidase AbsR1, translated as MTARYCSLAQQSAPAFAPGLAVERLGALLSGRRMWVNGTVLHYCFLDGESDGSVIALPGSGGTRWVSWVGGEDQREVVRDCFREWRELGIGVSFAEVADRSEAELRIGFQPGDGSWSAVGRDALSAGLNERTMNFGWDLTAPGERATALHEIGHALGMQHEHQSPFAGLHWDDEAVYADLAGPPNHWSRDRTWFNILRKLDPAEVNGSVWDSQSVMEYPFSAGLILEPEQFRGGVHPSGGLSPLDKEFVLGWYPPPGGARPPTLVPFRSVPLSLGPGEQVDFTVEPRETREYTFATFGESDSMVVVFEERDGEPRFLAGHDDGGTPHNATIRVRLVRDRRYFVRVRLYSGWGSGETAVMCW; from the coding sequence ATGACCGCCCGTTACTGCTCGCTCGCCCAGCAGTCGGCCCCCGCCTTCGCGCCGGGGCTGGCCGTCGAGCGGCTCGGCGCGCTGCTGAGCGGGCGGCGGATGTGGGTCAACGGCACGGTGCTGCACTACTGCTTCCTCGACGGCGAGAGCGACGGGTCGGTCATCGCCCTGCCGGGCTCCGGGGGGACCCGCTGGGTGTCGTGGGTCGGCGGCGAGGACCAGCGGGAGGTCGTGCGGGACTGCTTCCGCGAGTGGCGGGAGCTGGGGATCGGGGTGTCCTTCGCCGAGGTCGCCGACCGCTCGGAGGCGGAGCTGCGCATCGGGTTCCAGCCGGGTGACGGCTCCTGGTCGGCGGTGGGCCGGGACGCGCTGTCGGCCGGTCTCAACGAGCGCACCATGAACTTCGGCTGGGACCTGACCGCGCCCGGGGAGCGTGCGACGGCCCTGCACGAGATCGGCCACGCGCTCGGCATGCAGCACGAGCACCAGAGCCCGTTCGCCGGCCTCCACTGGGACGACGAGGCCGTGTACGCCGATCTCGCGGGCCCGCCCAACCACTGGAGCCGGGACCGGACCTGGTTCAACATCCTGCGCAAGCTGGACCCGGCCGAGGTGAACGGGTCGGTGTGGGACTCGCAGTCCGTCATGGAGTACCCCTTCTCGGCGGGGCTGATCCTGGAGCCGGAGCAGTTCCGCGGGGGTGTCCATCCGTCCGGCGGGCTGTCGCCGCTGGACAAGGAGTTCGTCCTCGGCTGGTATCCGCCGCCCGGCGGGGCGCGGCCGCCGACGCTGGTGCCGTTCCGTTCGGTGCCGTTGTCGCTGGGGCCGGGCGAGCAGGTCGACTTCACCGTCGAGCCGCGCGAGACCCGCGAGTACACCTTCGCCACCTTCGGGGAGAGCGACTCCATGGTCGTGGTCTTCGAGGAGCGGGACGGAGAGCCCCGCTTCCTCGCGGGGCACGACGACGGAGGCACTCCGCACAACGCCACGATCAGGGTCCGGCTCGTCAGGGACCGCCGCTACTTCGTCCGCGTACGCCTGTACTCCGGCTGGGGTTCGGGCGAGACGGCGGTCATGTGCTGGTGA
- a CDS encoding helix-turn-helix transcriptional regulator — protein sequence MPTPVEVKTFEPQYRTLRLPWPFTGRDEELELVRRSLAVGRPGMVITGPAGCGRTRLAMEAIRGTDCARVAGTPGTRDLPFAAFAHLLPEGVTLHKAVQLLSGVRQLLVDDAHLLDDSSAALLHQLAVQGRTRLLVLVTDGARPPGAVARLWTGELLPRLALEPLPREETTPLLDAGAGGPLEPLAVNRLHRLCGGDLRLLRDLLDALREQSLLTRDADTDELKWRGRVPVTPALRERAAAVLARSCPDEREILDRLAFAEPLAPAADTLDLRILERLEADGLLDVDDDTTVRLAHPLHGPVLRAEAGRLRARRLTGRRRSTASALDAEAAELTRRIERADVRTTPTPVGEWLVAEGEPVPARYAAVRARFSRLRGELREAAAWAREGLAAAPQDRACRTELALAAAQSGETGAPIDLLAEHPATAAWPPAARGDLDTALKTLEETDTDTRTGTDTGTGTGTDTGTGTGSDTGVGTGTGSDTGVGTGTGTGTGTGTGPGAGTGTGTGPGAGTGTGTGTGTGTGTSTGTGTGTGTSTGTGTGTGTGTGTGTGTGTGTGTGTGTGTGTGTGTGTGTGTGTGTGTSTGIRDAHATRDLPAGGHTRLHDPDAAHDFRAARDPHGPHDPYTAYDAVRLGAPQHAVRLLPPDGSLARHARALARGDGPALDLVAAELEERGFLLFAAEAYAQAVRVHRDAGAARTARTRAVALARRCQGACTPALSGLVLGELTARQRQIVTLAAAGLSNRQIAERLTLSVRTVGNHLYGAYTRLGAGDRGALPWLVQQPA from the coding sequence ATGCCGACTCCAGTTGAGGTGAAGACGTTCGAACCGCAATACAGGACCCTGCGACTGCCGTGGCCGTTCACGGGCCGGGACGAGGAACTGGAACTCGTCCGCCGCTCCTTGGCCGTGGGCCGGCCCGGCATGGTGATCACCGGACCGGCGGGCTGCGGCCGCACCCGGCTGGCCATGGAGGCGATCCGCGGCACCGACTGTGCCCGGGTGGCCGGCACCCCCGGGACCCGCGACCTGCCGTTCGCCGCCTTCGCCCACCTGCTCCCCGAGGGCGTCACCCTGCACAAGGCGGTCCAACTCCTTTCCGGCGTGCGGCAATTGCTGGTCGACGACGCGCATCTGCTGGACGACTCCTCCGCTGCCCTGCTCCACCAGCTGGCCGTCCAGGGCCGCACCCGGCTGCTGGTCCTCGTCACGGACGGAGCACGCCCGCCCGGCGCGGTCGCCCGCCTGTGGACCGGCGAACTGCTGCCCCGCCTCGCCCTGGAGCCGCTGCCCCGCGAGGAGACCACCCCACTCCTCGACGCCGGCGCCGGTGGCCCCCTGGAGCCCCTCGCCGTCAACCGCCTGCACCGTCTGTGCGGCGGCGACCTGCGCCTCCTGCGCGACCTGCTGGACGCGCTGCGCGAGCAGAGCCTGCTGACCAGGGACGCGGACACCGACGAGCTGAAGTGGCGCGGCCGCGTCCCGGTGACCCCGGCCCTGCGGGAACGCGCCGCCGCCGTGCTCGCCCGCAGCTGCCCCGACGAACGCGAGATCCTCGACCGGCTCGCCTTCGCCGAACCGCTGGCGCCGGCGGCGGACACGCTGGACCTGCGGATCCTCGAACGCCTGGAGGCGGACGGCCTCCTCGACGTCGACGACGACACGACCGTCCGCCTGGCCCACCCCCTGCACGGCCCGGTCCTGCGCGCCGAGGCCGGCCGGCTGCGCGCGAGGCGGCTCACCGGCCGTCGACGGTCCACCGCGTCCGCCCTCGACGCCGAGGCGGCCGAGCTGACCCGCCGTATCGAGCGGGCCGACGTCCGTACGACGCCCACGCCCGTGGGGGAGTGGCTCGTCGCGGAGGGGGAACCGGTACCGGCGCGGTACGCCGCCGTCCGCGCGCGGTTCTCACGGCTGCGGGGAGAACTGCGCGAGGCGGCGGCCTGGGCGAGGGAGGGCCTGGCCGCCGCCCCGCAGGACCGCGCCTGCCGCACGGAACTCGCCCTGGCCGCCGCCCAGTCGGGCGAGACGGGCGCACCGATCGACCTCCTCGCCGAACACCCCGCCACAGCCGCCTGGCCACCGGCCGCCCGCGGAGACCTCGACACGGCCCTGAAAACACTCGAAGAGACCGACACCGACACCCGGACCGGCACCGACACGGGCACCGGGACCGGCACCGACACGGGCACCGGGACCGGCAGCGACACGGGCGTCGGGACTGGGACCGGCAGCGACACGGGCGTCGGGACTGGGACCGGCACCGGGACCGGCACGGGCACTGGGCCTGGGGCTGGGACCGGCACGGGCACTGGGCCTGGGGCTGGGACCGGCACGGGTACGGGCACTGGGACCGGGACGGGCACCAGCACCGGCACCGGGACCGGGACGGGCACCAGCACCGGGACGGGCACCGGCACCGGGACCGGGACGGGGACGGGCACCGGCACGGGGACGGGTACCGGGACCGGGACGGGTACCGGGACCGGGACGGGTACCGGCACCGGGACGGGTACCGGCACCGGGACCGGCACCGGCACCAGCACCGGTATCCGCGACGCCCACGCGACACGCGACCTGCCCGCAGGGGGCCACACACGCCTCCACGACCCCGACGCGGCCCACGACTTCCGCGCGGCTCGCGACCCCCACGGGCCACACGACCCTTACACCGCCTACGACGCCGTACGCCTCGGCGCTCCCCAGCACGCCGTTCGGCTGCTTCCCCCCGACGGTTCCCTCGCCCGGCACGCCCGGGCGCTGGCCCGGGGTGACGGACCCGCGCTGGACCTGGTGGCCGCCGAGCTGGAGGAGCGCGGTTTCCTTCTCTTCGCGGCCGAGGCGTACGCGCAGGCGGTACGCGTCCACCGGGACGCCGGCGCGGCCCGTACCGCCCGTACGCGTGCCGTCGCCCTGGCCCGGCGGTGCCAGGGAGCCTGTACCCCGGCCCTGTCCGGTCTGGTCCTGGGCGAACTCACCGCCCGCCAACGGCAGATCGTCACCCTCGCCGCGGCCGGCCTCAGCAACCGGCAGATCGCCGAACGCCTCACCCTGTCCGTCCGGACCGTCGGCAACCACCTCTACGGCGCCTACACCCGGCTCGGTGCCGGCGACCGCGGCGCCCTTCCATGGCTGGTGCAGCAGCCGGCCTGA